From a single Lytechinus variegatus isolate NC3 chromosome 9, Lvar_3.0, whole genome shotgun sequence genomic region:
- the LOC121421230 gene encoding interferon-induced very large GTPase 1-like — translation MLIQAGLEVDYWVDILKTKLNISLPQPIQHLGETDLKILNDSTRHDLEKKALRKLIGIKRKSKSIQGEKDVEPNIVVRMTEAGLEGEYWADVLRKKLGITQMAQSANLKIEDFNKLKAEVRYDWEGSVLKNLFCSTNEDSKVFIGELQKHYTEKKEQIQNQLKGMVKVRKIYSSQEDKDRTDDTMNRMVDQLRELLLVPKEEWIEKYESKGIDYIISEISSDLEKINKLNEGRPKNSAAEILENASAGLALKGILVGEAFRGDLVKRTVLSTPTNVSLKNPLMTEVKDVATFSTKAKSDNFHCYLDNIGYNAAATMKGSGWGFKAEAKFCEKYKKRDTQELESHKQSHFESKVIYSVVPLAACELNLYSLKLSQHALQDLKAIDRLLVGGENVEFVNKKCEDFLFAYGSHVNAGVLHFGGVNKCVATYTSETKPKRGKTKCLVRDALSSYISGSFSGLPFTVGGLVSAHQMKTHGSFKDDYEKSDLAKITLQPSRKGGPGGVIVLEIWKIGLATCTSSWALIDRGLSLFTDFVGIWKLISNHEGDFQEPYELQSCLRAVWERISGYPVVNDKERSFMKGLEEMEVLIENIDKWNSSPILPEKCIEYLQEMLKTVERVGVQTGTNKYWEHKLCTETSIIHFLGNIVELKDVFVPSDVTLIRFLIKKLVNPGKFREFPGKHKIMEWVKSTSVDAPTILANANVKNTPDLMTILKENFIPLLQVEHAKNVEKNVQVIDGINAGATVDFALCVGQLLEDLQSSGREHEMFFLKIALLSIHYHWPTRKFETLLTMEKIQDFVQSIEVSWNEFQVHKEKGIIQLEAFLIHTSLSSGNFDKDSKASENYFSEIIKELRQVLSFELNKVLNKYATHPPFNWVNMKNVTGELASGNMSAFEEKELNIVDVENIVSSQDGQTQDERPVMKTDSGNRVQEDFSGILQSLGLEKHYSSKISLLDAIAIKRVTEQIKLIDIPWMIIHKLLMIDFHARDQLLSVINKPSGEQMPDDGGYCDIEALLEMNNASDGEDKPVHLSTLDAIVAIFTCCDNFLKQTLAQKLFVCKLAIPFLYPTGSEDNIGMSLWSLRTIIVQWHGKHKEVFETPVTEKPFPLVSFVRLGRPPLSKSKLMNDILRDDGHDTFFHHDCDNGATARSITNGLVECSWFITAGKEKEHLPSTTMFLNLRGDASYTKKQLEILQEISHVLFVIVSAQDLAKSPHTETCQHILKTGDKVILLLVNEQNKQILGEIRKCHEAVGKDILKRVPTILSCTLKGVKKNASELKTEARGNLREALNGCSGKMIEDCAKSAKKMGVAVDEYEDEACLKGKALAEYVISHIADEDIKDCKAMFLPLQGVEWIEYCKLLKKHHRASGKGSQSTSAYQASRVKQDMNRLRKKQMQICNRLTPFIKDFMSNLKSNADVVMYFLKWMNLSLDEKSRANLPGLRRLYQKTWSQFQEAKQDDDRTTVQSLKLEVDDRENQLSSASLGLENLFRELGQLYEAVDVGSNVAKATRAALEFLPEKAAELLLKGIPLELVDGDASSVPIAWVRAVLNKLENLLGEKKIFVLSVLGIQSSGKSTLLNTMFGLQFAVSAGRCTRGAYMQIIPVDGDANLPFDYVAVVDTEGLRAPELGQLKYEHDNELATLVIGLGDVTLINIKGENTAEMKDILQIAVHAFLRMNLVSKHIRDNRTCIFVHQNVPATNAKELMMHGCQKLQENLDDMTKEAALSESIADIHSFSQIINFDVQKHVWYFSDLWLGDPPMAPANPGYSEKVDSVRANILGEISKGKTFMKASELAIRLADLWNGVLADDFVFSFRNSLEVRAYNRLQTKYYNLEWELQNKTKSWSHGAEITLKRCETIDGLQESYHLLNDELSEVVNEKADEIKICLNSYFENCDLQEIIIQWQDSKLNQLKLAVELQVSEGRADLLSVKEAREIEIIQAQKWSSHEIHIMNEAVELADKLKGNEANDAELEKQFETMWVSMVNELATKTKDKELNIVCVIEDILRRSFHAHRSLLREELRRNPLHIPLEQTLREDVVAVDFVRKDHISLKRSISKISYKYLTGFDQQELDARNTTLVMTNSILAEIRTYLEGFSNHDVKFKKSYATEVIRKITDKIETHNISDDFKFTIRPEYTVKLAVYVSRHCVQVFTSMQSLYNRKHGVKAKLQDYKKTAWSLFKNKVKQSTEEVMAGELLCTRLKGIVKEAVKKAIPRKCTEEVLMDFQMTKYYLMVKMMDDLAVKANFKEYMSYIRNAKKFASKWITQYTNEKMFSRHLGMSRYSEIAKSHTSKIMQCVRKSVHHATTKVMGLKGIRMALWIEQFCHRASEELAVPVSTLTIVSERAVGDFNNLQRIILEQLDNIQEDLEEEFANETKCSVDWDGTPPPQQVLNKIWGCQEQCPFCKEPCADTTPDHYELSGRSHMCMQHRPNGIGGTKWHSKGEMDGVDHSRRQLKHETCNFDIQRNLAFKCTLVNYRCRKSGKCSTTGDEFVWHNIKEYKTYLPDWDIAPNTTNDVSKYWMWFMVTYQHQLKDRYHAKLPDIPEDWMAITKKEALTDLRKIHH, via the coding sequence ATGTTGATTCAAGCTGGTCTAGAGGTTGATTACTGGGTAGATATCTTGAAGACCAAACTTAATATCTCCCTTCCACAGCCAATTCAGCACCTAGGGGAAACCGacttgaaaattttaaatgattCTACTAGACACGACTTGGAAAAGAAAGCTTTGAGAAAACTCATCGGCatcaaaagaaaatcaaagtCCATTCAGGGAGAAAAAGATGTTGAACCAAATATTGTTGTAAGAATGACCGAGGCAGGTTTAGAGGGTGAATACTGGGCAGATGTCTTGAGGAAAAAACTAGGTATTACCCAAATGGCACAGTCTGCAAATCTGAAAATAGAAGACTTCAACAAGCTGAAGGCCGAAGTCAGGTATGATTGGGAAGGAAGCGTACtcaaaaatttgttttgtaGTACTAACGAAGATAGTAAAGTTTTCATAGGCGAACTTCAGAAACATTACACGGAAAAAAAGGAGCAAATCCAAAATCAACTAAAAGGTATGGTCAAAGTCAGGAAGATATACAGTAGTCAGGAAGATAAAGATCGTACTGATGATACGATGAACCGAATGGTGGATCAGTTGAGAGAACTATTATTAGTTCCTAAGGAAGAATGGATAGAAAAGTATGAAAGCAAAGGTATTGATTATATAATTAGCGAGATAAGCTCTGACCTTGAGAAAATTAACAagctaaatgaaggtagaccaaaGAATAGCGCAGCAGAAATTCTAGAAAATGCTTCAGCAGGGTTAGCCTTGAAGGGTATTCTGGTGGGTGAAGCTTTCCGTGGAGATTTAGTTAAACGGACTGTGCTCAGCACACCTACTAATGTGTCACTTAAGAATCCTTTGATGACGGAAGTTAAGGACGTTGCTACCTTCTCCACCAAAGCAAAATCTGATAATTTTCACTGTTACCTTGATAATATTGGGTACAATGCTGCTGCTACTATGAAAGGCAGTGGTTGGGGGTTCAAAGCTGAGGCCAAGTTTTGCGAAAAATACAAGAAGAGAGATACACAAGAATTGGAATCTCACAAGCAGTCCCATTTTGAATCAAAGGTAATATATTCTGTTGTTCCCCTTGCAGCGTGTGAGCTGAATCTATATAGCTTGAAACTCTCCCAACATGCTCTGCAAGATCTCAAGGCCATTGACCGGCTTTTGGTAGGAGGCGAAAACGTAGAATTCGTGAACAAAAAATGTGAGGACTTCCTTTTTGCATATGGGTCACATGTCAATGCCGGGGTTCTTCATTTTGGTGGGGTTAACAAATGTGTTGCAACATACACAAGCGAGACCAAACCCAAAAGGGGTAAAACCAAGTGCTTGGTTCGAGATGCACTCAGTTCCTACATTTCAGGCAGCTTTTCCGGCCTTCCATTCACTGTGGGTGGCTTAGTTAGTGCCCACCAAATGAAAACACATGGGAGCTTCAAAGATGATTATGAGAAATCAGATCTTGCAAAAATCACTTTACAACCTTCCAGGAAAGGGGGGCCTGGAGGTGTCATCGTATTGGAAATTTGGAAGATTGGTCTTGCAACATGCACTAGTTCCTGGGCACTCATAGATAGAGGACTGTCTTTATTTACTGACTTTGTTGGAATTTGGAAGCTGATTTCTAACCACGAGGGTGATTTCCAGGAACCTTATGAACTTCAATCGTGTTTAAGGGCGGTCTGGGAAAGGATAAGTGGTTACCCAGTAGTCAATGACAAAGAACGTTcttttatgaaaggacttgaAGAAATGGAGGTATtaatagaaaatattgacaagtgGAATTCTTCTCCAATACTACCAGAAAAGTGTATTGAATATCTTCAAGAGATGCTGAAAACGGTCGAACGGGTTGGGGTACAGACAGGCACAAACAAATACTGGGAGCACAAGTTATGCACTGAAACGAGCATAATCCACTTTCTTGGAAATATCGTGGAACTGAAAGATGTGTTTGTTCCATCGGATGTGACACTTATACGGTTTCTTATAAAGAAGCTAGTCAATCCTGGTAAATTCAGAGAATTCCCTGGCAAACATAAAATCATGGAGTGGGTTAAATCGACCAGTGTAGATGCTCCCACTATACTGGCTAATGCTAATGTCAAGAACACACCTGACTTGATGACGATTCTAAAGGAAAATTTTATTCCGTTACTGCAAGTAGAACATGCAAAGAATGTAGAGAAAAATGTCCAGGTAATAGATGGTATCAATGCAGGGGCAACAGTAGATTTCGCACTCTGTGTGGGCCAGCTTCTAGAGGACTTACAGTCATCTGGGAGAGAACATGAAAtgttttttctgaaaattgcCCTGTTGTCTATTCACTACCATTGGCCTACAAGGAAGTTTGAGACGCTTCTTACAATGGAGAAGATACAGGATTTCGTCCAATCGATTGAAGTGTCTTGGAATGAGTTTCAAGTCCATAAAGAGAAAGGGATAATCCAGTTGGAGGCATTTCTTATTCATACCTCATTGTCTTCTGGCAACTTTGACAAAGATAGCAAGGCatcagaaaattatttttctgaaataattAAGGAACTTAGGCAAGTGTTATCATTTGAATTGAACAAGGTCCTTAACAAGTATGCAACCCATCCACCGTTTAATTGGGTTAACATGAAAAATGTCACTGGGGAGTTGGCAAGCGGCAACATGTCCGCTTTTGAAGAAAAGGAATTGAATATCGTTGATGTAGAAAATATTGTGAGTTCTCAAGACGGACAAACTCAAGATGAAAGACCGGTTATGAAAACCGATTCTGGGAACAGAGTGCAAGAAGACTTTTCAGGTATCCTGCAGTCCTTAGGCTTAGAGAAACACTATTCATCTAAGATTTCTCTTTTGGACGCCATTGCCATTAAAAGGGTCACAGAGCAAATCAAGCTGATTGATATTCCTTGGATGATTATACACAAACTCCTTATGATTGATTTCCATGCAAGAGATCAACTTCTGTCAGTGATAAACAAACCATCAGGAGAACAAATGCCAGATGACGGAGGTTACTGTGACATTGAAGCTCTCCTGGAAATGAATAATGCTAGTGATGGTGAGGACAAGCCAGTACATCTTAGCACTTTGGATGCGATTGTGGCCATATTCACATGTTGTGATAACTTTCTTAAACAAACACTTGCTCAGAAGCTGTTTGTTTGCAAACTTGCTATTCCCTTCTTGTATCCTACAGGATCAGAAGACAATATAGGCATGTCACTGTGGTCACTCAGAACTATAATTGTTCAGTGGCACGGTAAGCACAAAGAAGTTTTTGAGACACCAGTGACAGAAAAACCTTTTCCCTTGGTGTCATTTGTAAGACTGGGCAGACCACCACTATCTAAGTCCAAGCTGATGAATGATATTCTTAGGGATGACGGTCATGACACCTTCTTCCATCATGATTGTGACAATGGTGCCACAGCAAGGAGTATTACTAATGGTCTTGTGGAATGTTCTTGGTTCATAACAGCGGGCAAGGAGAAAGAACATCTTCCAAGCACAACAATGTTTCTCAATTTGAGAGGTGATGCCTCATATACGAAGAAGCAGTTGGaaattttacaggaaatttcGCATGTGCTGTTTGTCATAGTCAGTGCTCAAGACCTGGCAAAATCCCCCCACACCGAGACATGCCAACACATTTTGAAGACAGGTGATAAAGTCATACTCCTTTTGGTAAATGAACAAAACAAACAGATCCTCGGCGAAATACGAAAATGTCATGAGGCGGTTGGcaaggatattttgaaaagggtTCCTACTATTTTATCCTGTACTCTGaaaggtgtaaaaaaaaatgccagtgAGCTCAAGACTGAAGCTAGGGGAAATCTGAGAGAGGCTCTTAATGGGTGTTCTGGCAAAATGATCGAAGATTGCGCTAAAAGTGCAAAGAAAATGGGAGTCGCCGTCGATGAGTATGAGGATGAGGCCTGTCTTAAAGGTAAGGCTCTTGCAGAATATGTTATTAGTCACATTGCAGATGAAGACATTAAGGACTGCAAAGCAATGTTTCTTCCGTTGCAAGGGGTTGAATGGATAGAGTACTGCAAGCTGCTAAAGAAACACCATCGAGCAAGTGGAAAGGGCTCGCAATCAACGTCAGCATACCAAGCCAGTAGAGTGAAACAAGACATGAACCGTCTTCGTAAAAAGCAGATGCAAATATGCAACAGACTCACTCCATTCATCAAAGACTTTATGTCAAATCTAAAAAGTAACGCAGATGTGGTTATGTATTTCCTGAAGTGGATGAACCTATCCTTAGATGAAAAATCGCGAGCTAACTTGCCAGGCCTGCGCAGGCTTTACCAGAAGACATGGTCACAGTTTCAGGAGGCAAAACAAGACGATGACAGGACAACTGTACAAAGCTTGAAATTGGAAGTGGATGATAGAGAGAATCAGCTTTCCAGTGCTTCGCTTGGGCTAGAAAATCTTTTCAGAGAGCTAGGCCAGCTTTACGAAGCGGTAGATGTGGGCAGCAACGTAGCAAAAGCCACCAGGGCAGCTTTGGAGTTTCTGCCAGAAAAAGCTGCTGAATTACTGTTAAAGGGAATCCCCTTAGAGTTGGTAGATGGAGATGCATCAAGCGTTCCTATTGCGTGGGTCAGAGCAGTGCTGAATAAGCTAGAAAACCTTCTtggcgaaaaaaaaatatttgttctcTCAGTCTTGGGTATCCAGAGCTCTGGGAAATCTACACTTTTGAACACCATGTTCGGGTTGCAGTTCGCCGTCAGTGCAGGCAGGTGCACGAGGGGGGCATACATGCAAATCATCCCTGTCGATGGGGACGCTAATCTGCCATTTGATTACGTGGCTGTTGTAGATACGGAGGGACTTCGAGCACCAGAATTAGGACAACTTAAGTATGAGCATGATAATGAACTTGCAACTCTTGTGATTGGTCTGGGAGACGTAACCTTGATTAACATCAAAGGAGAAAATACAGCCGAAATGAAAGACATTCTCCAGATTGCAGTGCATGCATTTCTAAGGATGAATCTTGTCAGCAAGCACATCCGCGACAACAGAACTTGCATCTTTGTCCACCAGAATGTCCCGGCAACCAATGCAAAAGAACTGATGATGCATGGATGCCAGAAACTACAGGAGAACTTGGATGATATGACCAAAGAAGCAGCCCTCAGTGAAAGCATAGCGGACATTCACAGTTTCTCCCAGATTATTAACTTCGATGTCCAAAAGCACGTCTGGTACTTCTCTGATCTTTGGCTTGGTGATCCACCCATGGCACCTGCAAATCCTGGCTATAGTGAAAAGGTAGATTCAGTCAGAGCTAATATTTTAGGAGAAATATCAAAAGGTAAGACATTTATGAAAGCTTCAGAGTTGGCAATTCGCCTCGCTGATCTATGGAATGGGGTTCTTGCCGATGACTTTGTCTTTAGCTTCCGTAACAGCCTTGAAGTGAGAGCATACAACAGATTGCAAACCAAATACTACAACTTGGAATGGGAATTGCAAAACAAAACGAAATCTTGGTCACACGGTGCAGAGATCACATTGAAGAGATGTGAAACTATCGATGGCCTACAGGAATCTTATCACCTCCTTAACGACGAACTATCAGAGGTTGTGAATGAAAAGGCTGATGAAATCAAGATTTGTCTGAATAGTTACTTTGAGAACTGTGACCTGCAGGAAATAATCATTCAGTGGCAAGATTCGAAGCTTAACCAACTAAAATTGGCAGTTGAGCTACAAGTAAGTGAGGGCAGGGCAGATCTGCTTTCAGTGAAAGAAGCACGAGAAATAGAAATCATACAGGCTCAAAAGTGGTCAAGCCATGAGATACATATCATGAACGAAGCAGTTGAACTGGCAGATAAACTGAAAGGCAATGAAGCGAATGATGCAGAACTAGAAAAGCAGTTTGAAACAATGTGGGTGTCAATGGTGAACGAGCTTGCCACAAAAACCAAAGACAAGGAACTGAATATTGTTTGTGTGATTGAGGATATTCTCCGCCGTAGTTTCCATGCCCATAGGAGCCTTCTACGAGAGGAGCTTAGGCGCAATCCTCTACATATTCCACTTGAGCAGACATTACGGGAAGATGTTGTCGCTGTAGATTTCGTAAGAAAAGACCACATCAGTTTGAAAAGAAGCATCAGTAAGATAAGTTATAAGTACCTAACTGGTTTCGATCAGCAAGAATTGGATGCCAGAAATACCACACTGGTAATGACAAACAGCATACTGGCAGAAATAAGGACGTACTTAGAAGGTTTCTCTAATCATGACGTGAAATTCAAAAAGTCTTATGCCACAGAAGTCATACGAAAAATCACGGATAAGATTGAGACTCACAATATTTCTGATGACTTCAAGTTTACGATTCGACCTGAATATACTGTTAAACTGGCAGTTTATGTAAGCCGTCACTGTGTCCAGGTTTTCACCTCAATGCAATCATTATATAATAGGAAACATGGCGTTAAGGCCAAGCTACAAGACTACAAGAAAACTGCCTGGAGTCTTTTCAAGAACAAGGTAAAACAGAGCACAGAAGAAGTCATGGCAGGTGAGCTACTATGCACTCGCTTGAAGGGAATTGTTAAGGAGGCAGTAAAGAAGGCAATTCCAAGAAAATGCACCGAAGAAGTTCTCATGGATTTTCAGATGACGAAATACTACCTGATGGTGAAAATGATGGATGACCTGGCCGTGAAAGCAAACTTCAAGGAATATATGTCTTACATCCGCAATGCCAAAAAGTTTGCATCAAAATGGATCACCCAGTACACAAATGAAAAGATGTTTTCGAGACATCTTGGAATGTCCAGATATTCAGAAATAGCCAAGAGTCATACTTCGAAAATTATGCAGTGTGTCAGAAAAAGCGTTCATCATGCAACAACTAAGGTTATGGGACTGAAGGGGATTAGAATGGCACTGTGGATTGAACAGTTCTGTCATAGAGCGTCGGAGGAATTAGCCGTACCAGTCAGTACACTAACCATAGTGAGTGAGAGAGCGGTGGGGGATTTCAACAATCTCCAACGGATCATTCTGGAGCAGCTGGATAACATTCAGGAAGATCTTGAAGAGGAATTTGCCAATGAGACAAAATGCTCTGTTGATTGGGATGGAACGCCTCCGCCACAGCAAGTTCTAAACAAGATCTGGGGTTGTCAAGAACAGTGCCCGTTCTGTAAGGAGCCCTGTGCAGACACCACACCTGACCATTATGAATTATCTGGGAGAAGTCACATGTGTATGCAGCATAGACCAAATGGAATTGGAGGTACTAAATGGCATAGCAAAGGTGAGATGGATGGGGTAGATCACTCTAGACGGCAGCTGAAACATGAAACATGCAACTTCGATATACAGCGTAATTTAGCATTCAAATGCACTTTGGTTAACTACAGATGCAGAAAATCTGGAAAATGTTCAACTACTGGCGACGAATTTGTCTGGCATAACATTAAAGAATACAAAACTTACTTGCCCGATTGGGACATAGCTCCTAATACCACTAACGACGTATCCAAGTATTGGATGTGGTTTATGGTGACCTACCAACACCAACTAAAGGATAGGTATCACGCAAAATTACCTGACATACCAGAAGATTGGATGGCAATAACAAAGAAGGAGGCATTGACTGACCTGCGTAAAATCCACCATTAG